A stretch of Sphingorhabdus sp. YGSMI21 DNA encodes these proteins:
- a CDS encoding DUF1289 domain-containing protein — translation MKSPCNDICTIDRSSRLCVGCGRSLSEIGEWGSASPSRQREILSLLPDRMRQLAAKAKR, via the coding sequence TTGAAATCGCCCTGCAATGATATCTGTACCATTGATCGTTCGAGCAGGCTTTGTGTTGGCTGTGGGCGCAGCCTGTCGGAAATTGGCGAATGGGGTTCTGCCTCGCCCAGCCGGCAGCGGGAGATATTGTCCTTGCTGCCGGACAGGATGAGACAACTGGCCGCGAAGGCGAAACGCTAA
- a CDS encoding DUF2177 family protein — translation MTQYIAAYFIAAIVFGILDFLWLSNMAQSLYRPVIGEIMADEFRKAPAMIFYAIYLFGIVWFGIKPALASGQWSTALLNGALFGGIAYATYDLTSQAVLKVWSTKISLYDIAWGAFATGVTAALTAYLVLKFVKA, via the coding sequence ATGACCCAATATATCGCCGCCTATTTCATCGCCGCCATCGTCTTCGGCATTCTCGACTTTCTCTGGCTCAGCAATATGGCACAGAGCCTGTACCGGCCGGTGATCGGCGAGATCATGGCGGATGAATTCCGCAAGGCTCCGGCGATGATTTTCTATGCGATCTACCTGTTCGGAATCGTCTGGTTCGGGATCAAGCCGGCGCTTGCCAGCGGCCAGTGGTCCACGGCCTTGCTCAACGGCGCGTTGTTCGGCGGGATCGCTTATGCGACTTACGATCTGACCAGCCAGGCCGTACTCAAGGTCTGGTCGACCAAGATCAGCCTGTACGATATAGCATGGGGTGCCTTTGCTACCGGCGTGACGGCGGCGCTGACCGCCTATCTGGTGCTGAAATTCGTAAAGGCCTAA
- a CDS encoding 2-hydroxychromene-2-carboxylate isomerase, translated as MSKTIELIFDFVSPNAYLIWQPLKALAEKHGAAIEITPAFLGGMHKLTGNAPPFIRDAEVKGKNEYAMLELGRFVKKHGLSKFKMNPHFPFNTITLLRMLVALPAETRVELIELLLPPIWEDGLDVTDAETLGKILQDGGFDAADLLAQTQDPAIKQALIDNTENAVERGAFGIPTIYIDGEMYFGKERLGQIDEQLSA; from the coding sequence ATGTCCAAAACCATCGAGCTAATTTTCGATTTTGTCAGTCCCAATGCCTATCTGATCTGGCAACCGCTCAAGGCGCTGGCGGAGAAACATGGCGCAGCAATCGAAATCACTCCGGCCTTTCTCGGCGGAATGCACAAGCTGACCGGTAATGCGCCGCCGTTCATCCGCGACGCGGAGGTGAAGGGCAAGAATGAATATGCGATGCTCGAGTTGGGTCGTTTTGTGAAAAAACACGGCCTTTCCAAGTTCAAGATGAACCCGCATTTTCCGTTCAACACGATCACGCTACTGCGGATGCTGGTTGCGCTTCCGGCCGAGACGCGGGTGGAGCTTATCGAATTGCTATTGCCGCCTATCTGGGAAGACGGGCTGGACGTCACCGATGCTGAAACGCTCGGCAAGATTTTGCAGGATGGCGGTTTTGATGCGGCGGACCTTCTCGCGCAAACACAGGATCCGGCAATCAAACAGGCCCTGATCGACAATACGGAAAATGCGGTCGAGCGCGGAGCCTTTGGCATCCCGACCATCTATATCGACGGCGAGATGTATTTCGGCAAGGAACGGCTTGGCCAGATTGACGAGCAGCTATCCGCTTGA